From Acetobacteroides hydrogenigenes, one genomic window encodes:
- a CDS encoding DNA gyrase/topoisomerase IV subunit A has protein sequence MSEELDDRIELEGDTVKASSAEEKAHYQKLMGETKKYRLSGMYKDWFLDYASYVILERAVPHIEDGLKPVQRRIMHAMKKMDDGRYNKVANIIGYTMQYHPHGDASIGDALVQLGQKDLLVDCQGNWGNILTGDSSAAPRYIEARLSKFAGDVVFNPKTTEWMASYDGRNQEPVTLPVKFPLLLAQGVEGIAVGLASKILPHNFIELIDASIAHLRGEDFELYPDFPTAGMVDVLRYNDGLRGGAVKVRAKINKLDKKTLVITEIPFGKTTSSVIESIIKANDKGKIKIKKVDDNTARDVEIVIHLANDVSPDITIDALYAFTDCEVSISPNACVIIDKRPHFIGVKEMLRRSTDRTKELLRMELDIRLRELEEGWHMSSLEKIFIENRIYNSIEECETWEAVIETIDRGLDPFKPMLRREVTTDDIVKLTEIKIKRISKFDTKKADEYIRGLEVEMDEVKNHLAHLIEYTIAYFENIRKKYGKGRERKTEIRSFDVIQATQVVVANEKLYVNRKEGFFGTNLKKEEYVCDCSDIDDVIVFLRDGKYIITKVTDKGFVGKDIIHIAVFKKNDSRTIYNIVYRDGKNGPIYMKRCAITGITRDKEYDMTKGTAGSSILYMSANPNGEAEVLKVYFKPRPRLKKLIVDLDFSELAIKGRSSMGNIFTRYAIHKVVLKEKGVSTLGGQNIWFDDTIRRLNAEGRGTHLGEFLSNDRILVVAKNGTYYTTSYELTNRYEDEILRIEKFDPEKVFSITYYDGEQKFFYVKRCSLEASDRPSELVGEHKASYIVEVNDDDYPQLEVTFGGANASRPAEHIDVDEFIGVKSSKAKGKRVSTYEVGKLEFIEPLDKAPEPEEEELEEGEDGPIDLSVDPEDYSNAKQMDLGL, from the coding sequence ATGAGCGAAGAGCTTGACGACCGCATAGAACTAGAGGGCGATACCGTAAAGGCCTCTAGTGCTGAGGAAAAGGCCCACTACCAAAAGCTGATGGGCGAAACCAAGAAGTACCGGCTGTCGGGGATGTATAAGGACTGGTTTCTCGACTACGCCTCGTACGTTATTCTGGAGCGTGCCGTGCCGCACATCGAGGATGGCCTAAAACCGGTACAGCGCCGCATAATGCACGCCATGAAGAAGATGGATGATGGCCGCTACAACAAGGTGGCAAATATCATCGGCTACACCATGCAGTACCACCCGCACGGTGATGCCTCCATTGGCGATGCGCTGGTGCAGCTCGGACAAAAGGATTTGCTGGTTGACTGTCAGGGTAACTGGGGTAACATCCTAACAGGAGATAGCTCGGCAGCACCTCGTTACATCGAGGCGCGCCTTTCGAAGTTTGCTGGCGACGTTGTATTTAATCCCAAAACTACCGAGTGGATGGCCTCGTACGACGGCCGTAACCAGGAGCCCGTAACGCTTCCCGTAAAGTTTCCGCTGCTATTGGCTCAGGGCGTTGAGGGTATTGCGGTAGGCTTGGCTTCCAAGATACTTCCCCACAACTTTATTGAACTGATAGATGCATCTATCGCACATCTTCGCGGCGAGGATTTTGAACTGTACCCCGACTTCCCTACCGCTGGAATGGTAGACGTGCTGCGCTACAACGATGGCTTACGCGGTGGTGCCGTTAAGGTTCGCGCCAAGATAAACAAGCTCGACAAGAAGACGCTGGTGATCACCGAAATCCCATTTGGGAAGACCACCTCTTCGGTCATCGAATCGATCATTAAGGCCAACGATAAGGGTAAAATCAAGATAAAGAAGGTTGACGACAACACGGCGCGCGATGTAGAGATTGTGATCCATTTGGCCAACGACGTTAGCCCCGACATCACCATAGATGCGCTGTACGCGTTTACCGATTGCGAAGTATCCATCTCGCCAAATGCCTGCGTTATCATCGACAAGCGCCCGCACTTTATTGGGGTGAAGGAGATGCTGCGCCGATCTACCGACCGTACGAAGGAGCTATTGCGCATGGAGCTCGACATCCGCCTGCGCGAGCTGGAGGAGGGGTGGCACATGTCGTCGCTCGAAAAGATATTTATCGAGAACCGCATCTACAACTCCATCGAGGAGTGCGAGACATGGGAGGCGGTAATCGAAACCATCGACCGTGGGCTCGATCCGTTTAAGCCAATGCTTAGGCGCGAGGTTACCACCGACGATATCGTTAAGCTTACAGAGATCAAGATTAAGCGCATCTCGAAGTTCGACACCAAGAAGGCCGACGAGTACATCCGTGGGCTGGAGGTGGAAATGGATGAGGTGAAGAACCATTTGGCGCATCTAATCGAGTACACCATCGCCTACTTCGAGAATATCCGTAAGAAGTACGGTAAGGGACGCGAGCGTAAGACCGAGATCCGCAGCTTCGACGTGATACAGGCAACCCAGGTGGTGGTGGCCAACGAGAAGCTGTACGTTAACCGCAAGGAGGGCTTCTTTGGCACCAACCTCAAGAAAGAGGAGTACGTGTGCGATTGTTCGGATATCGACGACGTAATCGTGTTCCTGCGCGATGGAAAGTACATCATCACCAAGGTAACCGACAAGGGCTTTGTGGGCAAGGATATCATCCACATCGCCGTATTCAAGAAGAACGACAGCCGTACCATCTACAACATTGTTTACAGGGATGGAAAGAACGGCCCGATATACATGAAGCGCTGCGCCATTACGGGCATCACTCGCGACAAGGAGTACGATATGACCAAGGGAACTGCAGGGTCGAGCATCCTCTACATGAGCGCCAACCCCAACGGCGAGGCCGAGGTGCTAAAGGTGTACTTCAAGCCACGCCCAAGGCTCAAGAAGCTTATCGTAGACCTCGACTTCTCGGAGCTGGCCATTAAGGGGCGCTCGTCGATGGGTAACATCTTTACCCGCTACGCCATCCATAAGGTGGTGCTCAAGGAGAAGGGCGTGTCGACGCTTGGTGGGCAGAATATCTGGTTTGACGACACCATTCGCCGTCTGAATGCTGAGGGAAGGGGCACGCATCTGGGCGAGTTCCTCTCCAACGATAGGATTCTGGTGGTTGCCAAGAACGGCACCTACTACACCACCTCGTACGAGCTAACCAACCGCTACGAGGATGAAATTCTCCGAATTGAGAAGTTCGATCCCGAAAAGGTATTCTCCATAACCTACTACGACGGCGAGCAGAAGTTCTTCTACGTGAAGCGCTGCTCGTTGGAGGCCAGCGACCGCCCATCGGAGCTGGTAGGCGAGCATAAGGCATCGTACATAGTGGAGGTGAACGACGACGACTATCCTCAGCTGGAGGTTACCTTTGGCGGAGCTAACGCCAGCCGTCCAGCCGAGCACATCGACGTGGATGAGTTCATCGGCGTGAAGAGCTCCAAGGCCAAGGGCAAGCGCGTATCCACCTACGAGGTTGGCAAGCTGGAGTTCATCGAACCGCTGGATAAGGCTCCCGAACCCGAAGAGGAGGAGCTGGAGGAGGGCGAAGATGGGCCAATCGACCTATCGGTAGATCCCGAGGACTACAGCAACGCCAAGCAGATGGATTTGGGGTTGTAG
- a CDS encoding DUF1904 family protein — protein MPLLRFKSVDQQKLIKISTDLVDDLVEIVGSPRDYFSLEHVDATFIMDGAVVKTNPLVEVAWFARTQEVQDKVAQCITKHLIGAGYLSVDVYFVKLKRERYYENGEHF, from the coding sequence ATGCCTTTGCTCAGATTTAAATCGGTTGACCAGCAGAAACTGATCAAGATTAGCACTGATCTGGTTGACGATCTTGTAGAAATTGTTGGTTCGCCCCGTGATTACTTTAGCCTGGAGCACGTTGATGCGACCTTTATTATGGACGGTGCTGTTGTTAAAACAAATCCGCTTGTTGAGGTTGCCTGGTTTGCCCGTACCCAAGAGGTGCAGGACAAGGTGGCCCAGTGCATTACCAAGCACCTAATTGGCGCTGGCTACCTGTCGGTAGACGTTTACTTTGTAAAACTAAAGCGCGAACGCTACTACGAAAACGGAGAGCATTTTTAA
- a CDS encoding lysophospholipid acyltransferase family protein, translating to MKKFLVLIYLVLYIALSCALFIPVVPLWLVCLLCNKEIAWLNSYRFWWGRLYFNISPGWIVQTEGMENIDTRKPYIIISNHQSALDIPFSAFIRTQFNWVSKFEVLYIPIIGWLMWMCRDIPIKRGQSRSARMMIHQVANKVAHRRSVLLYPEGTRSSDGQVKRFKEGAFVVAKANKIGILPVVIDGTFDAMPKGKFGFKLKQVFRMRVLPEFTYQQMENLSPREIAQQLENVIRKEHMLMAPDKYRK from the coding sequence ATGAAGAAATTTCTTGTTCTGATTTACCTAGTTCTGTACATAGCATTGTCCTGTGCGCTATTTATTCCGGTAGTTCCTCTGTGGCTGGTTTGCCTGCTATGCAACAAAGAGATAGCCTGGCTTAACTCCTACCGTTTTTGGTGGGGACGCTTATACTTTAATATTAGCCCGGGATGGATCGTACAGACAGAGGGAATGGAGAACATCGATACAAGAAAACCCTACATTATTATATCGAACCACCAATCTGCACTTGATATACCCTTCTCGGCCTTCATTCGTACCCAGTTTAACTGGGTGTCGAAGTTTGAGGTGCTGTACATTCCTATTATTGGCTGGCTGATGTGGATGTGCCGCGACATTCCTATTAAGCGCGGGCAGTCGCGAAGCGCAAGAATGATGATTCATCAGGTTGCCAATAAGGTGGCACATCGCAGGTCGGTGCTGCTCTACCCCGAAGGAACCCGCTCTAGCGATGGGCAGGTGAAGCGATTTAAAGAAGGAGCTTTTGTGGTGGCAAAAGCAAATAAGATAGGTATACTTCCCGTGGTAATCGACGGAACATTTGATGCTATGCCCAAAGGAAAGTTTGGGTTTAAGCTGAAGCAGGTTTTTAGGATGAGGGTTTTGCCAGAGTTTACCTACCAGCAGATGGAAAATCTTTCGCCTCGCGAGATTGCCCAGCAACTCGAAAATGTCATCCGTAAGGAGCACATGCTTATGGCCCCAGATAAGTACCGCAAGTAG